A region of the Numenius arquata chromosome 2, bNumArq3.hap1.1, whole genome shotgun sequence genome:
TTCATCCAGTAATGCCACTCCATGTTTCTCActttagaaaaagaataatttctttgcAGTATTTCCACTTTAGAGTGGTGTGAGACTCATTCTAAAAGACACTGAGACACTGTAGCTCTGAACTGGAGCCTGCAGTGATTTACCAGCCTTTATTCTTGGAGATAAAGTAGAGATAAATTATCTCCAGAGCATATCTAGTTGCAAGTCTTGATTTGTTCCCATCCCAGCCAGCGCTTAGGAACCCTGTGGCGCCCTTGAGGAATGGGTCACAGTGCTATGGAAAGGGCTCCTGGGAAGTATGGTCCAGTGAACACTCTGCTAGTGGTTTCAGGGGTAAAACAGCATTGTTAACTCACTGGAGGTGGAACTTGCCACTCTTTTGCATGAAATCTGAGTGAGTCGACTAAAGGGAGATGTCCTGCTAGCTTTCATGACCTGTACAAACTTACATGaacaaaaatatgtattatgTATTTAGCTTTTCCAGAGGAAAAGCTGCCTTTCCTTGATCCAAAGGAGTCCTTTCCACTGCCTTACTGCCTTTCctttccactgcctttccttGATCCAAAGCCTGCATCCAAGTGTCCTCTCATCTCTTCTTCTAAAGGATTTATATACACCTGTTCGGTTTCCCCAGTGCCTGGCATTAAAATAAAGCAATGTAACACAGAATATAACAAAGTGTCTATGGGGCCTGTCTTGATCTGTGTTGAAGTTGACCTCCCATAAAAGGGgatcaacaagaaaaaaaatcctgctctgtAGCACCCTGGAAAGGGTGGAAGgtgtctccttcctttctcctgacCCACTGCTGCCAAGTGGTGATGCACAGCACTGACGCTTGTGTGCAGGGCACCGGGTCCCTCAGGCACCAGCGCAGGGCTGACTCTGCAGCGCAACTGAGATAACGCAGCGCTGCGTTCCCAAGCCCATGTGATCTCTAACAGGCAGCCTGTGCAGTTTTAGGTTTTGATAAGGCTGTGCCTTATCCACGCAGGATTTAAGCAGTGCAGCTGATGCAGTCAGTTTTCCATGACAgaaaaaagctctggctgatctGGGTTTAAAACCCTTGTGAAAACCCTCCAATGACTCCTTTCATCTATTAAATTCCTTTGAATATATTTAGGGGTGAGCAAAAATACAGAACAGTGTTGAACAGAATGCTCTTGTTAGTGTTGTATGTCTGTGtaatccagtaaaaaaaaaacctgttaactGCAACATGGTGGGTcttgtcttgtttttatttttcccttcttcttccaTAGCAGacttaaaataaaatctatgcTTCTTTATACAGACTGTTGGGAGAGAAATCTTGCTCCATTTGATAGACTTCCTGGTGACCAGCTATGGACGTGACCCAGTTATTACCCAATTACTCAATAATACCCGGATTCATATAATGCCAACAATGAATCCTGATGGATTTGAAGCTACAAAAGAGCCCAATTGCTATTACAGCCAAGGAAGGTAAGGGTGGCTCAGGAGGGTGGGAGTAGGTAAAGGAAATGGGTGGGGAGTAATAATCGGAGATAGCCAAGAGACTGAATCATACTTGGTGGTGTGGGTAACCTAGAGGATGTGCTGGGGCTAATTTTGGTCCCTGCTATTCTGAAGACACACTGTTACGGCATAGAGTTTTTGGAAGACTGAGTCAGAGCGGTGTTTATATGTGGTGCAGCTAGAGAAAATTGGTCAGACTGGTGTAATGACCTAACCTTTTAGGCAGGGCCCCCGGATTGTGAATAGAAGCACAATTACCTGTTTACACCTTTAGGgtgctacaaaaaaaaagaatgaaaactctACCCACAGGGATCTATTTCAATTGGAGAATCCTGTAACCCTTCTTAATGGGAAAAAGGTGTGTCTGAGCTTGTTGAATGGGCTTCTAGAAATGTGTTTAAAGTTTATGTTGAATGCAGTTATAGTAAGAGGGAGGAGTTACGCAAGCAGAGCGAGCTATAACAGGTGCTGTGCTAATAATAGTGCTAGGAAAAAAACTTGGGCAGAAGAAAACGTAACCTGGTGTTGTATCCTCTGCTACTTTTGCACTCTTTAATGTAACTATTGCAGAGaccaaaaagggaaggaaaagtttaacaagctagaagagggacagaagagaagagagtGCGGGAATGGGAAGACATGCCAAAGGGACAAATTTGGAATGTGCAGAAAAAGTAAACTCATGAGCTAGAAGTCCTCTTGTATCACTGGCCATGGCAACGTCAGAAGCAAGTAGGTAGTTTAGGCAGTTTACTTCTCTAGGTGACCAGTGCAGGCCCTCCtttttattagaaagaaatttattCCTCAGCAAATAGATAGAACTTCTACGGAGGGTGgtattttttttatcccctcaCTGTCAAATAGACAAGAGTTTAGCtgagtttaaaaattaatatggCTGATGCTTAATACCCTGTCTACTCTCTGTACTGACCCGTCTTGagtaaaaaaggaaggaagcattTGCACAAGCTGGACCTTCAGGTACAGGTGGAAGACAATACATCCTATGTTTGAGTCAATTTTTTTGTTCTATGTCCGGAGTGACAGCAGTACAAGGGACACAGTAGTTACCTTGGTCTTCCTTACAACTGTGAAAAACACATACAGAAGGACAACATCCTCCTTATCTGGTTTAGGTTTTTCTAATCCATGTATGTGTAGGTGTGGGCGTGCTATATGCGTGTTAAATATtattacaaaatcacagaatgatatgtggttggaagggacctctggagatcatctagtccaagccccctgccaaagcagatccacctatTCACTGTTTCCACCTGAAATGCAATAGAATTGTTGTAGTGTGTCCTGTGAAAATTCCAGTGCTGCCAGAAAGCAAACTAAAGTCCATCATCGTAATGCTTGAGAAGATTTGCAATGGTCATCTCGCTTGTTGCCTGAAGACCCTGGAGTGCTACAGATCTTAAGTACTGGGAGGATGGTGATGTCTAAGTGTCTGTAGGCAAAACAGTAACGGGAATGTCTTCTCTCTTTCTAAGGTACAATAAAAATGGAGAAGATCTGAACAGAAATTTTCCTGATGCCTTTGAAAATAACAACGCTAGCATTCAGCCAGAGACTCGAGCAGTAATGAACTGGATAAAAAATGAAACGTTTGTTCTTTCAGCCAACTTGCATGGGGGTGCCCTGGTTGCCAGTTACACCTTTGATAATGGTAACTCAGGTAAGCTGGCAACAAACTCTCTTCTCCACAACTGATTTGGTTTATGAACGTTAGCTGTACCAAAGCAAAATACATAAGGACTTCTGtgaattttttccagcttttgagCTGGGAGGATGGGCAGAGTTTGATAAACCCATCGAAATTCACTGCCTGGCACTTGGGAGATGTTTATCCCGTATGTAAGCCAGCACTGTATGTTTTACCAGTAGAGTTACACGATGGCTGTCTTTATCCTGCAGTTACCGGCTCTTTGAAAGGCTATAGCAGGTCTCCAGATGACGATGTCTTCATTCATCTGGCAAAAACTTATTCTTTCAACCATGCCAGCATGTACAAAGGGACTGGGTGTGACAACAAACAGACCTTTCCAGAAGGCATTACCAACGGCTATTCATGGTACCAGCTGGAAGGTAAGAATGtcagtggtattttttttcagctgcttcagaTACGGTGTTTTCACTTCCTCCTGCCATCTTTGATGATGTGATTTTGCCCAGAGTAGAGGGTCGATGAGGGGAGTAAGTCAATGCGTTCGTGTGGGTTCTCTGAGCAGTAGCTGGGTTTTTGCAGACTCTTCCCAGCCAGCAGTTACACAAGGGAATGAGGCTGTCTCTGCTCTCTGGCTGCTTCTTAAGGCCTGCATCGCTGTGTGGGTTAGACATACACACACTGGTGTGGCAGCCAGGTCTTgtcctttcagaaagaaaaccagtCTTCTGTTCATAtatcatccttttttttaaaatatttgattacTGAAATAAGTGTTTTCATTACTGTGTATGTGTAGTCAAATAGAATACGCGTCCTGTGTGCTGTGGCACTGTGTGTTGCTTTCACAATCTGAATTCAAAGCCTTAAAAGGCTCTTAGGATGGCTTTGGCGGTGGCAAACTCTTATCCCAGCCTGTGGATTTATCTGCCCCTATTTACTTGGGAGCACTTGAATGAATGTAAGTCAAAGACCCCACCCTTCCTCAGCCATAATAATCATCATTCCCGAAACACCACTGCGCTTTAGAAAACAACACTCCACATGTAACCAGGGTAATTAAGTTGGTTTTCCACAGGAGGCAGTAAAGACAAGCGTGGCATTGAGGAATAATTTACCTGATTTACTTTACTTACAGGTGTGATGCAAGTACCAACATTTTAAGTCTCCTGTTTTTCTTCTAGCTTGAACTCGGTGCTTCTTTGCAGCTGAACactgttttatttcccttttaaggTGGAATGCAAGATTACAACTATGTCTGGGGACAATGTTTTGAAATTACACTGGAGCTGTCGTGCTGCAAATATCCTCCAGCAGACCAGCTGGAAAAGTTCTGGAGGGACAACAAAGTTGCTCTGATCGAATACATAAAACAAGTCCATCTAGGTGAGTGTGCGGTCGGGGAAGGGAGCTAAAGCCGAGGCCGGGCCGGTGGGCAACGTGGGAGCTCTTCAGCAGCCTGGGTCAGTGCCAGAGCTCACCGGTGAGGAGCTCTGGCCTGAACTTGGGAGCTCTCCCTTCGGAAACAGCAAGTGCTacaaggaaagggaggagaggtcCCAAGTGTGTCAGGTGTGGGGTGATGGGCACCACTACACTGGTGCAAAGGGGCTTAAAATGCACTGGGGCAGGAGCAAGGGACAGGCCCCTGGGGCCAACATACTGTACACCCTCCCCAGGGAGTCCCCCTTCCTGAGCAGCCATTTA
Encoded here:
- the CPM gene encoding carboxypeptidase M isoform X2 — encoded protein: MPPTLPSRTCTASGARWKTVGREILLHLIDFLVTSYGRDPVITQLLNNTRIHIMPTMNPDGFEATKEPNCYYSQGRYNKNGEDLNRNFPDAFENNNASIQPETRAVMNWIKNETFVLSANLHGGALVASYTFDNGNSVTGSLKGYSRSPDDDVFIHLAKTYSFNHASMYKGTGCDNKQTFPEGITNGYSWYQLEGGMQDYNYVWGQCFEITLELSCCKYPPADQLEKFWRDNKVALIEYIKQVHLGVKGQVTDRNGDPIPNAIVEAKGRPHVCPYRTNELGEYFLLLLPGTYVINATVPGFKSLLKTMEIPDNTGNFSALKQDFSFPEVSIRSRAASCPKIPLYQELERASAAVKPTLHHILALMTVILVIFQ
- the CPM gene encoding carboxypeptidase M isoform X1 gives rise to the protein MRGEVVGILCLISVAATLDFKYHHAEELEAYLKSVHAAYPSLTHLHSIGRSVEGRNLWVLVLGRFPTHHKIGIPEFKYVANMHGDETVGREILLHLIDFLVTSYGRDPVITQLLNNTRIHIMPTMNPDGFEATKEPNCYYSQGRYNKNGEDLNRNFPDAFENNNASIQPETRAVMNWIKNETFVLSANLHGGALVASYTFDNGNSVTGSLKGYSRSPDDDVFIHLAKTYSFNHASMYKGTGCDNKQTFPEGITNGYSWYQLEGGMQDYNYVWGQCFEITLELSCCKYPPADQLEKFWRDNKVALIEYIKQVHLGVKGQVTDRNGDPIPNAIVEAKGRPHVCPYRTNELGEYFLLLLPGTYVINATVPGFKSLLKTMEIPDNTGNFSALKQDFSFPEVSIRSRAASCPKIPLYQELERASAAVKPTLHHILALMTVILVIFQ